Within the Candidatus Flexicrinis proximus genome, the region TTATCCGGGCGGAAATTCTCGAAGCTGCCCGCGCTGAAGTAACAGATCACGATACGTCCATCCAGGTGCAGCGTATCGAGGGTCTCCTGAGGCGTATCGAACAGGTCGATATCGTACATGTCGACATCGTGGCCGACATTGACCGTCCCGCTGAGCTGCCACTGCCAGGTCGTACCCGGGACCGGCTGCCACCACGTTCGCGGCGCAGCATGGGCAGAAAACGCGACGACAGCCATCAGGGCCATAGTCAATACACGGATTCGGCGCATGGTTGCTCCTCTTGTCACTGCGGGTTGTACCCGGCATCCGGGGCTTTGCACTACCGGTCACGGATGGGTTCGTGTCCCTCTGCCGAGAGGAAATCCTGCATGAATCGCCTCGCCAGCCAGCCAGCCTAGGATAGAAGATGGCCGTCAGCCAGAAACACGCCAGGCTGGGTAAGCGCCTGAGCGAATTGCCGTACGAAATTCTCTGTTTCTTCTTCGGCGGCATCCGGGAAACCGTATGCAATGGTTGAAACGACATTGTAACGGCCAGCGTCATACAGCGCCAATCTGCCCCGCAAATCGACACATAAGAACCATGTATGAATGTCAGATTCAAACACAATTCTATGATACGCCTGCTATACTGCGGTCGTCATGTGCAGGTAACCCAATCTTCAGGAGTGTGAGCATTGAATCAGGACAGTACGACGCCGGTCACTGAGGCGGACGAAACCGCGCCTGCCGACGCCGCGAACGACGCCGCTGAGGTCAAGGCCGCTTATACGCCGGAAGTGACTGTGCTGCTGGCGAGAATCGAAGAATACAAAGACGGTTGGCAGCGCGAACGCGCCGACTTTGCGAACTATAAGCGGCGCGCCGAACGCGAACAGAGCGAAGCTCGCAACAGAGGTTCGCACGACGCGATCATGAAAATGGTCCCGATCATCGACGATTTCGAGCGTGCTCTGAATCTCATCCCGGACGACCTTAAAGGAAGTTCGTGGATCAGTGGCATTGAGCTGCTGGTCGGCAAATTTGGCAAGCTGCTGACGGACTTTCAGGTCGAGATCCATGATCCGACCGGGCAGCCCTTCGACCCGACCAAGCATGAAGCGATCGGACTCGAAGAGAAGGAAGGCGTGCCCAGCGGTCATGTGACCAGCACGCTGCAAAAAGGGTATATCAGCGGCGACCGGGTGCTGCGCCCGGCACTCGTCCGCGTCGCACAGTAGGTCAAAACATAGGAGTCAGGAACATGGGTCGCATTATCGGTATCGACCTCGGCACCACCAACTCGGTTGTCGCGGTCATGGAGGGCGGCGAGCCGGTGGTCATCCCATCGTCGGAAGGCGGTCGGCTGATCCCCTCGGTCGTGGCAATCAACAAGAACGGTGAGCGCCTTGTGGGTAAAGTCGCTCGCAACCAGGCAATCAT harbors:
- a CDS encoding nucleotide exchange factor GrpE, with the translated sequence MNQDSTTPVTEADETAPADAANDAAEVKAAYTPEVTVLLARIEEYKDGWQRERADFANYKRRAEREQSEARNRGSHDAIMKMVPIIDDFERALNLIPDDLKGSSWISGIELLVGKFGKLLTDFQVEIHDPTGQPFDPTKHEAIGLEEKEGVPSGHVTSTLQKGYISGDRVLRPALVRVAQ